The Sesamum indicum cultivar Zhongzhi No. 13 linkage group LG1, S_indicum_v1.0, whole genome shotgun sequence genome includes a window with the following:
- the LOC105166283 gene encoding mitochondrial pyruvate carrier 1 isoform X1: MASFKAFLNSPVGPKTTHFWGPVANWGFVIAGVVDMKKPPEMISGNMTAAMCVYSALFMRFAWMVQPRNYLLLACHASNESVQLYQFSRWAKGQGYLGEKKPEASPQ, encoded by the exons ATGGCTTCCTTCAAAGCATTTCTGAACAGTCCTGTTGGTCCCAAGACAACTCATTTTTGGGGTCCTGTAGCTAACTGGGGATTTGTCATAGCA GGAGTGGTCGACATGAAGAAACCTCCAGAAATGATATCTGGCAACATGACTGCAG CAATGTGCGTATATTCTGCGTTATTCATGAGGTTTGCATGGATGGTTCAGCCTCGGAACTATCTGCTACTCGCATGCCATGCCTCAAATGAGTCTGTCCAACTCTATCAATTCTCCCGCTGGGCCAAGGGCCAAGG GTACTTGGGAGAGAAGAAACCTGAGGCCTCACCTCAGTGA
- the LOC105166283 gene encoding mitochondrial pyruvate carrier 1 isoform X2, producing MASFKAFLNSPVGPKTTHFWGPVANWGFVIAGVVDMKKPPEMISGNMTAAMCVYSALFMRFAWMVQPRNYLLLACHASNESVQLYQFSRWAKGQG from the exons ATGGCTTCCTTCAAAGCATTTCTGAACAGTCCTGTTGGTCCCAAGACAACTCATTTTTGGGGTCCTGTAGCTAACTGGGGATTTGTCATAGCA GGAGTGGTCGACATGAAGAAACCTCCAGAAATGATATCTGGCAACATGACTGCAG CAATGTGCGTATATTCTGCGTTATTCATGAGGTTTGCATGGATGGTTCAGCCTCGGAACTATCTGCTACTCGCATGCCATGCCTCAAATGAGTCTGTCCAACTCTATCAATTCTCCCGCTGGGCCAAGGGCCAAGGGTGA
- the LOC105166306 gene encoding WD repeat-containing protein 74: MPRTTTVESPGCPPLRALTFDVLGLVKVIEASDGQNGGAAKMVERWGDPDSSKCVLAASMLDRESDPLLGIARKCGSIEVISAINGDLRAHIPSLCQAEEASCEDDAITRLHLFKKHQSESSSRSCTLLTCSTKGHASMESIELGRSPEDAIHDRSPKKWNVCASGNILCSKVDENENYALYGGKSVEVNVWDLHECVKIWTAKSPPQNSLGIFTPTCFTSATFLSKDDHRKLVAGTDSHQVRLYDISAQRRPVMSVDFRETAIKAVAEDVDGRTVYIGNGSGDLASIDIRTGILLGCFIGKCSGSIRSIARHPVLPVIASCGLDSYLRIWDIKSRQLLSAVFLKQHLTSVVFDSHFRNKEVAGSVPDPQSVNEVESPEQVAICTKRKKSSKEHSGSKKVKSKKSRKRSEGNDY, encoded by the exons ATGCCACGGACGACGACGGTGGAGAGCCCTGGCTGCCCTCCGCTCAGAGCGCTAACCTTCGACGTTCTCGGCCTTGTTAAAG TTATTGAGGCGAGTGATGGGCAGAACGGAGGTGCTGCGAAGATGGTCGAGAGGTGGGGCGACCCGGATTCCTCGAAATGCGTGCTTGCCGCTTCCATGCTCGACCGAGAGTCAGACCCG CTGCTTGGTATCGCACGGAAATGTGGTTCA ATTGAGGTGATTAGTGCTATCAATGGGGATCTTCGTGCTCATATTCCGAGTTTATGTCAAGCTGAAGAAGCGAGTTGTGAGGATGATGCCATCACCAGATTGCATTTGTTCAAGAAACACCAATCAGAGTCATCATCCAG GTCATGTACATTACTGACCTGCTCAACTAAAGGGCATGCAAGCATGGAATCAATTGAGTTAGGCAGATCGCCGGAAGATGCAATCCATGATCGTTCTCCAAAAAAGTGGAATGTGTGTGCGTCGGGTAATATTTTGTGTTCAAAGGTGgatgaaaatgagaattatGCTTTGTATGGAGG GAAAAGTGTTGAAGTTAATGTATGGGATCTTCATGAATGTGTTAAGATCTGGACTGCAAAATCT CCCCCTCAAAACAGTCTTGGCATATTTACCCCAACCTGCTTTACATCTGCAACTTTTTTGAGCAAGGATGATCACCGCAAACTTGTTGCTGGAACTGATTCTCATCAG GTCCGTCTGTATGATATTTCTGCTCAGAGAAGGCCTGTCATGTCTGTTGATTTTAGAGAGACCGCAATTAAGGCTGTCGCTGAAGATGTTGATGGACGGACAGTATATATAGGAAATGGTTCAGGTGACCTTGCTTCCATTGACATTCGGACAGGTATACTTT TGGGATGCTTTATTGGAAAATGTTCTGGAAGCATAAGATCCATAGCGAGGCACCCAGTGCTTCCTGTAATTGCCTCATGTG GGCTTGATAGTTACTTGCGCATTTGGGACATAAAGTCACGACAGTTGCTATCAGCG GTTTTCTTAAAGCAACATCTAACCAGTGTTGTCTTCGATTCCCATTTCCGTAATAAAG AAGTTGCTGGTTCTGTTCCTGATCCGCAAAGTGTAAATGAGGTAGAATCACCTGAACAGGTAGCAATATGTACCAAAAGGAAAAAGTCGTCTAAAGAACATAGTGGAAGTAAGAAGGTGAAATCTAAGAAAAGTAGAAAGAGATCAGAAGGCAACGATTATTAA
- the LOC105166964 gene encoding LOW QUALITY PROTEIN: 4-coumarate--CoA ligase-like 9 (The sequence of the model RefSeq protein was modified relative to this genomic sequence to represent the inferred CDS: deleted 1 base in 1 codon), whose translation MADTQSSHIIIDPRNGFCPQTKIYHSLRPAVPLPPPSQPLSIIQYALSLLHSPTTASSSTLSTTIFLIDSASGRHLTYSTFLQQVASLSSSLKALHPSLSNKDVAFVLSPPSLHIPVLYFSLLSLGVALSPSNPSSSPSEIDHQIRLTKPAVAFATSDISRKLPANIPVILLDSPQFLSMLESKVSGPTNDAAVNQSDTAAILYSSGTTGKVKGVVITHRNLIALIAGLYHNKLAKDEEENTHSVSLFTLPLFHVFGFFMLIRAASMGESVVLMEKFDFVKMLEAVARHRVTYIPVTPPLVVAMAKSDLVDKYDLSSLRSLGCGGAPLGKEVSERLRKKFPHVEIFQGYGLTETSGGATRTIGPEEATRHGSAGRLSENMEAKIVDPQTGEALPPGQRGELWLRGPAVMKGYAGDDAATAATLDSEGWLKTGDLCYFDSDGFLFIVDRLKELIKYKAYQVPPAELEHLLQSIPEVADAAVIPYPDEEAGQIPMAYIVRKPGSTISATEIMDSIAKQVAPYKKISREDPRRELVKSPAGKILRRELVSSPAGKILRRELVSLACSTASSKL comes from the exons ATGGCCGACACTCAATCCTCTCACATCATCATCGATCCCAGAAATGGCTTCTGCCCACAAACCAAGATTTACCACAGCCTCCGCCCCGCCGTCCCTCTACCCCCACCGTCTCAGCCCCTCTCCATCATTCAATACGCCCTCTCCCTCCTCCACTCCCCCACCAccgcctcctcctccaccCTCTCCACCACAATCTTCCTCATCGACTCCGCCTCCGGCCGTCACCTCACCTACTCGACCTTCCTCCAACAAGTGGCTTCCCTCTCATCCTCCCTCAAGGCCCTCCATCCTTCCCTCTCCAATAAGGATGTCGCATTCGTCCTCTCCCCGCCGTCTCTCCACATCCCCGTCCTCTATTTCTCTCTCCTTTCTCTCGGCGTCGCCCTTTCGCCGTCCAATCCATCGTCTTCTCCTTCTGAGATAGACCACCAAATCCGGCTCACTAAACCCGCAGTCGCCTTCGCCACTTCGGATATCTCTCGTAAACTCCCTGCAAATATCCCCGTTATCCTCCTCGATTCGCCGCAATTCCTCTCCATGCTTGAATCGAAAGTTTCAGGCCCTACAAACGACGCCGCTGTAAATCAATCGGACACCGCCGCAATCCTTTACTCTTCCGGCACCACCGGAAAAGTGAAAGGCGTCGTGATAACCCACCGAAACTTGATAGCATTGATCGCGGGGTTGTACCACAACAAGTTGGCAAAGGATGAGGAAGAAAACACCCACTCAGTATCACTTTTCACGCTGCCGTTGTTTCACGTTTTCGGGTTTTTCATGCTGATAAGAGCCGCATCCATGGGAGAGAGTGTAGTTCTGATGGAGAAATTCGATTTTGTTAAAATGCTGGAGGCGGTCGCGAGACACAGGGTGACGTATATTCCGGTGACACCGCCGCTGGTGGTGGCGATGGCGAAGTCAGATTTGGTGGACAAGTATGACTTGAGCTCACTCCGGTCTCTGGGCTGCGGCGGAGCACCGCTGGGGAAGGAGGTTTCCGAGCGGCTCAGGAAGAAGTTCCCTCACGTGGAGATTTTCCAG GGCTATGGTTTGACTGAGACTTCGGGAGGGGCAACACGAACAATAGGGCCCGAGGAGGCAACACGACATGGATCTGCAGGCCGGTTGTCTGAGAACATGGAAGCCAAGATAGTTGATCCTCAGACCGGAGAGGCCTTGCCCCCCGGACAACGTGGCGAACTATGGTTGCGAGGACCTGCAGTTATGAAAG GTTATGCTGGAGATGATGCAGCAACGGCCGCAACACTGGATTCAGAAGGCTGGTTAAAGACGGGGGATCTATGTTACTTCGACTCTGACGGGTTTCTCTTCATTGTCGATCGGTTAAAAGAACTGATTAAATACAAGGCTTATCAG GTTCCTCCAGCTGAGCTCGAACATTTACTTCAATCGATTCCTGAAGTTGCTGATGCAGCTGTTATTCC ATATCCTGATGAAGAAGCAGGTCAGATTCCCATGGCGTATATTGTGAGAAAACCCGGTAGCACTATCTCCGCAACTGAAATAATGGATTCAATCGCGAAACAG GTTGCTCCCTATAAAAAGATAAGCAGGGAAGATCCTA GGAGGGAGCTGGTTAAATCTCCAGCAGGGAAGATCCTACGGAGGGAGCTGGTTAGTTCTCCAGCAGGGAAGATCCTACGGAGGGAGCTGGTTAGTCTTGCATGTTCGACCGCTTCCTCTAAATTGTGA
- the LOC105166980 gene encoding putative late blight resistance protein homolog R1B-16: MRFLDEERSWNLLRDKVFEQQSCPAEFERIGRKIAKSCGGLPLAIAVAAGILTNCNRTQHHWLKIARNITLAVATNDDQISKILTLSYDHLPWQLKACFLYMGGFPEDYNIPVSKLTKLWVAEGFLEPNGPKSLEELAEEYLEDLIKRNLVLIIRKRSNGKIRFCGLHDLLRDLCIQKARMKEFFHVTNNSARDIQNQRRLSIHFDISDGLLDKCACASPIRSMLVFRSSVASLSFLRGFRLLRVLDLLRTVLLFMPPEITQLFFLRFLALTGRLKVPPSISKLQNLQTLMIRMYRWETGDSILFLPIEIWEMRQLRHLIVFEGSMLPTPLAAAPSGRRVLENLQTLFVDNFKFTSNAIEMMPNLKKLKVYYCDVFTAVWAKYCLSNLVHLCLLETLSLMFRPVGLEVNPFPANFALPSTLQKLTLTDCALPWQDMAVIHSLPNLEVLKLRDDAFMGEKWECSEGEFPRLKFLLMELLNLKCWQVESSHFPRLERLIIKRCWRLDEIPCEIGDIPTLELIEVPIGLGRKSAADSAVLIQEEQRSLGNDLLQVRIHSK, translated from the coding sequence ATGCGCTTCTTAGATGAGGAGAGGAGTTGGAATCTACTTCGTGACAAGGTGTTTGAACAACAAAGTTGCCCAGCTGAATTCGAGAGAATTGGAAGAAAGATTGCTAAAAGTTGTGGAGGACTTCCTCTTGCAATTGCTGTGGCTGCAGGAATTCTCACAAATTGTAATAGGACTCAACATCATTGGCTGAAAATTGCAAGAAACATTACCTTAGCTGTGGCAACAAATGATGATCAAATCTCAAAGATATTGACTTTGAGTTATGACCATTTACCATGGCAGCTGAAAGCATGTTTTCTGTATATGGGAGGTTTCCCAGAAGACTACAATATTCCAGTCTCCAAACTCACCAAGTTGTGGGTAGCTGAGGGATTTCTGGAACCGAATGGGCCTAAAAGCTTAGAAGAATTAGCAGAGGAGTATTTGGAAGATCTTATTAAAAGAAATCTTGTTCTGATCATTAGAAAGAGATCCAATGGAAAAATTAGATTCTGCGGGTTGCATGATCTCTTGAGGGACTTGTGCATACAAAAGGCTCGGATGAAGGAATTTTTTCATGTCACCAATAATTCTGCAAGAGACATCCAAAACCAACGTCGTCTGAGTATTCATTTTGACATTTCTGATGGATTACTGGATAAATGTGCCTGTGCCTCGCCTATCCGTTCAATGTTGGTTTTCCGCAGCTCTGTTGCATCATTATCCTTTCTACGAGGCTTTAGACTACTAAGGGTACTGGATTTATTACGAACAGTGTTACTCTTTATGCCACCTGAAATAACACAACTATTTTTTCTGAGATTTCTTGCTCTCACTGGCAGACTCAAGGTCCCTCCATCAATATCAAAACTTCAGAACCTTCAGACCTTAATGATTCGTATGTACAGATGGGAAACAGGTGACAGCATATTATTTCTACCAATTGAGATTTGGGAAATGCGACAGTTAAGGCATCTTATCGTTTTTGAAGGAAGCATGTTACCCACTCCTTTGGCTGCTGCACCAAGTGGTAGGCGAGTTCTAGAAAATCTGCAAACACTCTTTGTTGACAACTTCAAATTCACAAGCAATGCCATTGAAATGATGCCCAACTTAAAGAAGTTGAAAGTCTACTATTGTGATGTGTTCACAGCAGTGTGGGCAAAGTACTGCCTCAGCAATCTGGTCCATCTGTGCCTACTTGAAACTTTGAGTCTCATGTTTAGGCCTGTTGGGTTGGAAGTGAATCCTTTCCCTGCCAACTTTGCTTTACCATCCACACTTCAGAAGTTAACTCTAACCGACTGCGCACTTCCTTGGCAAGATATGGCGGTCATTCATTCATTGCCTAATCTTGAAGTACTCAAATTAAGGGACGATGCGTTTATGGGGGAAAAGTGGGAATGCAGTGAAGGGGAGTTCCCAAGGCTGAAATTCCTGCTAATGGAGTTGTTGAATCTCAAATGTTGGCAAGTAGAAAGCAGTCACTTCCCACGCCTTGAGCGCCTAATCATCAAACGTTGTTGGCGATTAGACGAAATCCCTTGTGAGATTGGAGACATACCAACTCTTGAGTTGATTGAGGTACCTATAGGCCTAGGAAGAAAGTCTGCAGCTGATTCAGCAGTTTTGATTCAGGAAGAACAAAGAAGCCTGGGAAATGATCTCCTTCAAGTTCGTATCCATTCTAAGTAA